Proteins encoded by one window of Candidatus Latescibacter sp.:
- a CDS encoding glycosyltransferase gives MHPLIIITVAGGLVYAIFLGVIMIALRKVQSGKSSECRSVSVVIAAHNEKDAVVSCLKALKHQDYDAGHYEVIVADDRSNDGTSELLAEAGRIWPRLRVIRIDDVPEEISPKKNALASAIQYAQGEIILETDADCIVPEGWISGMVRRFEPGVGIVAGIAPYYESPGILNSFIRHEYLWNAALSAGSIVLGHGTHASGRNLGFRRDLFLELDGYGESARILSGDDTLLLHRIQHSHPGQAVTQPDPATHVYTEAPRTFSAFLKQRLRHMSTGKFFEPFHIFAGVVMYGYHLLLVLTLVVSPFIPILFMVFLLSFLWKTLLDGIVARKVQTTLKLSVQWNRFILNELFLLMYMAAFPLMGTVAPVRWK, from the coding sequence ATGCATCCTTTGATCATAATTACTGTGGCCGGCGGCCTGGTTTATGCGATTTTCCTGGGGGTAATCATGATCGCTCTCAGGAAAGTGCAGAGCGGAAAATCATCTGAATGCCGCTCAGTAAGTGTGGTCATTGCCGCTCATAACGAGAAAGATGCCGTTGTTTCCTGCCTGAAAGCACTGAAACATCAGGATTATGATGCCGGGCATTATGAAGTCATCGTCGCGGATGACCGTTCCAACGACGGTACATCCGAGCTGCTCGCGGAGGCAGGCAGAATTTGGCCCAGGCTTCGGGTTATCAGGATTGACGATGTACCGGAAGAAATCTCTCCTAAAAAAAACGCCCTGGCAAGTGCAATACAGTATGCGCAGGGTGAAATTATCCTTGAGACAGACGCCGACTGCATTGTACCGGAAGGGTGGATTTCCGGTATGGTGCGCAGATTTGAACCGGGAGTTGGAATAGTCGCCGGAATTGCTCCTTACTATGAAAGCCCCGGGATACTTAATTCCTTTATTCGGCATGAGTATCTCTGGAATGCGGCCCTTTCTGCGGGGAGCATTGTTCTCGGCCACGGGACCCATGCCAGCGGCCGTAACCTTGGATTCAGGAGGGATCTATTCCTTGAGCTTGACGGTTACGGTGAAAGCGCCCGTATCCTTTCAGGCGACGACACCCTGCTCTTACACCGTATCCAGCACTCACATCCGGGCCAGGCTGTCACTCAGCCCGATCCTGCGACTCACGTCTACACCGAAGCGCCCCGGACATTTTCCGCTTTTCTCAAACAGCGGCTCCGGCATATGTCCACCGGAAAATTTTTTGAGCCTTTCCATATCTTCGCCGGAGTAGTCATGTATGGCTATCATCTGCTTCTGGTGCTCACATTGGTCGTTTCACCGTTCATACCTATTCTTTTCATGGTGTTTCTCTTGTCATTTCTCTGGAAAACCTTGCTGGACGGGATAGTAGCACGGAAGGTACAAACGACATTGAAGCTGTCTGTACAATGGAATCGGTTTATACTCAACGAGCTGTTTTTGCTC